The genomic DNA TATCTTTGTAATCATAATTAGATTAGATCAAGGAATCCTAGTTAGAATAGCTTTATAGCTATTAGTTATCTTTGAATAATCCTTCAGTGATGTATTAAAGAAcagattttgattaataatattgaatatagaTATTGATTTTGAGTAATTCGGATTACTACTGTTTCTTTGGTTCGGGTTCAGCATCACAGTGCCAAGGGGATACTTGACCTAGAAGGTCAAAACCTTGACTGGTTTGGAACCAAGAATTGAGATTGTTGACATGAAACTAATTTAGCTGTtggttaaaatttataatgtattATGATTGTTTTCCTGCTGTATTTTTGTATCATTATGCACAGAAATAATTGATGAGCCGTAAATTATGTATCTGCTGTGTCTAATGGGATCAAGTCTTGATGGTGGTGTTAATATCACCATCAGCTTAGCACtttttaacaacaataatatgTTAAGTGCACACTTTTTTTGCACTTCAAAGCTCATGTAAACGCACGACTTTAAGTGCGCTTTATTTGCCTCAGCTAAAGTTGTGGAGGTTCACACACAAAACTGTAAGCATGATCTGCTTTGTGCTTTTTAAACACTGATCCCTACATTAAATAGGCCCTGCCTTAAAGCAAGCATTTTTAGCAGAAAATAACTCAGCAACTTCCCTTGTTAAATTTACTTGCATAGATGCAGTTATCCATATATAACAAGAATTCAAGTTCATCTTGCCAAGCTGAAGAATTCCTGaacacaaattttaaatttgtatatattataattttacactACTGTTAAAGTTGCAATAGAGGGGAGTATTCAAATGGACCGTGATGCGGCATTAAATGCATACATGAATGCTTAGAAGCAGCGTGATGAAGATCAAAGAAACAAACATTTTGGgaaacaatattttaagtgtaaatgtatttgttttaatagtttatttattttaatttgtttcctagtttcttttaattttttgtatttcctagaatcctaattagattgggattatctttataatcttaattagattAGATCAAGGAATCCTAGGTAGAATAGGTCTTTAGCTATTAGTTATCTGTGAATAATTCTTTAGTTATGTATTGAAGAACAGATTTTGATGAGtaatattgaatattgatattgaTTTTTAGTAATAGGGATTACTCTTGTTTCTTTGGTTCAGTTCCGCATCACAGTGCCAAGGGGATGCTTGACCTAGAAGGTCGAAACCTTGACTGGTTTGGACACCAACAATTGAGATTGCCGATATGAAACTAATTTAGCTGTTGGTTAAAATTGATAATGTATTATGATTGTTTTCctgctttatttttttatcattatgcATAGAAATAATTGATGAGCCATAAATTATGTATCTGCTGCGTCTAATGGGATCAAGGCTTGATagtgttattattgttgttccGTTACCTCAGAAAAAGCTGACGTAGATCACTTAAAATCACACATTTAACTTGCCAAACATAAAAAAGGAGGAAGTTTCGATAATACTCAGATTTGTCAAAAGCCCAATTTGTACCTCCACGTTGTACCTGAAATTCTGTTGGTTTCTGACTCTGTTATGACCTGGATATGTATCAAAAACCAACCAGCCCTTCCATATTACACCCACCTTTAGTTGGTCTCCGTCATCGACGGGTGTCCATAATATGAAGGTTTTCCCTGCTTAATTACCATGTTACCTTCAACTTGTTTATAGATTACTGGCTATTGTAAATCAGCAATAAAATCAATAATGCACCTGTATTTTTTAGTAAGCGGCAAATTAAAGCTGTTAATCAGCAGTATTATTGAATATTATActcaatttttgatttatttgcaGATTCCTCATCTGCGACCAGCTGAATACAAGAGATCTAGATTATCGAGGAACCGCAGGACAGTGAACCGTGCCTACGGAGGGGTATTGTCCGGTGGTGCTGTCAGGGAGAGGTAAGTTATCGGAATATCAATTATGGCACCAATCAATTTTCAATTCTTGACATTATATTTTGTCAAATGTCAAAAGTGTTTTGgtaatatgttaatatatatatatatatatatatatatatatcagtaaCAATTTGTGCCATTATGGTTGGTAGGATCATCCGAGCCTTCTTGGTTGAAGAGCAAAAGATTGTGAAAAAGGTCCTGAAGATACAAAAGGCAAAAGAGAAGCAAGCATCAAAGAGCTAAATGATCATGATCATGTGATGGTGGTGCCttggaagattttttttttttcgtgatGATGTTGAAGAAATGTGGAAAAAGATCATGGTTAAAAGCCTCATAATTTGGAtgtaaactttaatttttcGATCTGTAGAGGCCATCCGTGTCGAACATTCGTGCCTTGACAGCATACCTGATATTTTATCTGTGGGTTCACTTTTACTAGTACTTGATTTGCTGCTGCTTACTAGATAATACCCGTATCATTGTCTGTTTTCATGGTATGTTTACAATTTTGCATTGTTTTGCAGTCGGATTTTTGTCTGGTGAAACCATTGGATTTACCAGTCCAGTAAAGTAAAACTGAGGTGACAGGCAACAGGTGTAATCTAAGAAGCACGAAACGGTGGAAATGGCCCCGTTTTCCGTTTTGGAACGGCAAAACCCGCCTGAAGCGGTATTTGGCGATAGCGGCCGCAAGGGAAGCGAGATGGGTTGGCGGGGAGGGCAAGAGGCAGCGGTGGTCGAAGGCTAGTGAGATGGAGGATGCAATGGCAGCCAGAGCGGCAAGAGAGGTGAGGTGATGCGTTGATGACAAGAGAGGCGGCAACAACATATATGGAAGATGCAACAGTGGTTGGTGGTTGTGGCGAGTGGCGAGCGGCGAGGCAACAAGTCTCTCTAGCTACTCCAAACCTTCAGTATAGTGTATTTGCAATTTAGGGTTTACAGTATATAATactatttatatcatataaattataaattaattttacatacactccaatatattttattctaacatttataattttgactgtttatttaaatataatcttatatttttaaaatttacagtttaattcgtatttttatttttttaactttttaaaaaatatcatttttacgttttatttttgtgtaatctagagtgtaattagtttaaatataaactaatttttatttattattaatattaaatgtgTATTTTCTTATATCTGAACATTAAAGTACGGATCTTCTGAAATGTCCTACCTCCTAAACCTAATGGTgtttggattaaaaaaaaaaaaaaaacttaatggTGTTAGGTTGTCTCttaactttattttgtttttttattatattataaatattttattttttattttttaacacatCTTGAAAAGAAtttactttcaaaaattaactGTTAAGGGAGATTATTCAAAAGGTTATAAATTTCATACCAAGAGTAAGACAAGTCTCATATTTTTTAGTAAACTATAACATACTATTACACTCTGTAGTTTGACGTTCACGACGGTAGATTGTGCACTAGTCATAGTTAGTCCCAGACGAACATTGCAATGCTTGTGTCACTTTTATCATCACACGATTGCAATTGGGAGACGTGGGGCCAGTCTTGATAcgattgttatttttttttggatagaACTCACCCTTAAAAATCAATTGTCAAGGGGATAGTATCCAAGAAGTTATAAACTTCATACTAAGGGGTCGTTTGGTACgagaaaattttttaaatttttgggattCATGATTCTTGAGAATGTTCTTAAAAATCTTTGATTCTCAAGATTTATGTAATTGTATATTTGGTTAGGTTTAAATATTCTCAGGAATGTTAAGTATTCTTCTATGAGAATTTTACATTCCTATGTTTTGTTTAAATGCAACATTCTTGgaaattcatgttctttttccaaaattactcttatttaatttttttatttaaaaataataaattctttctattatataaaatattgagactCGCAACATCTTTAAAAAGTTaaacaaatgtcatttttttacacattatatatataatatatatatataatatgtttgtacgatgttataaaagggtaagaggtgttttagtctttttctttgttaaaaacatttctAAGTCCATGGGAAAATTGGATTCCCAACCCCCCTATGGAAATCTTTTTGTGAgaaagttgcttaaaaatcattcctgaaaattcaatttttcagaattctttttataaaaaaattgtaccaaATATAGAAATATAGATTCTCAACCTAACATTTCcaagaatcttaaaatttctcccATACCGAACGCCCCCTAAGAGTCTAAACTTCTGATGTGAGATAAGTTTCATACCGAACAATGGATCataacatataaattatatttgttcCACCCACATTTTctattatcttttatatttgaccttttattttatttatttattaataaactttaattttatttattttacttcaCCTATCATTTTTACTACtatagaaatttattatttatttataatttaataataaatattacgatattaaattttaataatatttaatatatttttaaatcgattaactaatattttttaaatacaattatttaataaaattgtttcttattttttatttatatgtttggttaaatttaatttaatggaatggaatggaatattggagaagaaaagataaattatatacattttGAACGATACCCTAAATTATAGGGGTTGAGAgcaattttttctaatttatttgtataaaattgatcaaaacgtctaatttcattttatgtgaacaataaaaaatagaaaatgggagaagaagaaaaataagaatattgGACAAAAGGAGAAAAGGTTTTGTCAAGAATGGGATTCGAACCCATGCCCTTTCGGACCAGTACCTGAAACTGGCGCCTTAGACCAACTCGGCCATCTTGACACACGCTAAGGGTTGTTCTGGGAATCAAAATATATCATTATCGTACAATTATCATTCTGCCACCATTTTCCTCTTTGAATTTTGATCACCTTCGCTCACAATTACGTTATCCACATGACACAAATCCAATCAAAGTGATCAATAAATGCATTCGATTGA from Diospyros lotus cultivar Yz01 chromosome 4, ASM1463336v1, whole genome shotgun sequence includes the following:
- the LOC127800421 gene encoding 60S ribosomal protein L34 → MVQRLTYRKRHSYATKSNQHRVVKTPGGRLVYQSTKKRASGPKCPVTGKRIQGIPHLRPAEYKRSRLSRNRRTVNRAYGGVLSGGAVRERIIRAFLVEEQKIVKKVLKIQKAKEKQASKS